The genomic segment ACCCACCAGCCGCAGacgcctgctgcgcacgcatggcTGCCAGTCGATCGCGCGCCATGATCGTCGTtcggcaggcgctcgtggctcGGAGTCGCGCAGGTGGCCGGGACTGGGGATTTTTTTGCAATTTTCCCGACTTTGGGCCATGCCTGCCAGGCAGATTAGGTAAGAAGGACAAGGAAGCTACACAGGGGCTATGCCGTCGAGGCGATGCGgtcacgcagcgcgaggtATCCACGGTGGTTGGGCGACGAGTACCAGAGCAGGTCTTTTTGTGACACGGGGTCCGCAAAGCGCGGGAGTGGCTCGTTCTTGGCGAGCCACTTGTGCGGCTTGACAAGTGCCCGGAGACTGAGAGCATTGTAGTAGCGGCACACGATCGAGCCGCCAGCCGCTTCGACGGCCGTAAtggccgagcgcgaagcCCGCGATACGACTAGGTGGACGGGCGTGCgcagatgcgcatggccatCGCCCAAGAGCTTGATGCCGTCTTTGACGTTGTGCACGCACCGGCTGGCATACAACTCACGCGCCGTAATCGGCTGAGTGGGGTCCAGTCGGCCCTGATCGATCCAGTACTGCAGGCGGTCGACGTTCAGGGGCGCATAGTGCTGCTTGTGCGGGTTCGTAAAGCCGCGCTTCGGAATCAAGCGCGTCAGGGGCGTCTGTCCTCCTTCAAAACCTGGCTTGGGCTTGCCGTTGCCCGCGCGCGCCTTTTGGCCCTTGTGACCGCGCGTAGACGTACCACCACGGCCTGAGCCATCTCCGCGACCCAGGCGCTTGCTATTCTTCTTCGGGACGGCCGGCGTCAAGTTGCCGATACGAATCGCAGACGTCGCATAGGTCGCTATCCGAGGGGATGCAGGACGCACTGTCTCGAATGCTGTGCGCGCGAtcggacgcgccgctcctgTGAgggcgcgcacgagcggcacgagcacgGCTGGTCGGCTCACGAGCATCGTCCCCGGAAGAAAAAGGccgccacgagcgcacgagGCGTGTCCAtctatcacgtgatgtgcCTGGAGGTGGGGGTGGATCCTGCCTCGTGTGTGGCGGCCGCGGGGCTTGGTatggcgccgccgctgtcggtggatgagctgctggcacagcaggcgcagcagccagTGGCGCGGCCACGCTTTGTGTCgcgcaaggagcgcgagaagcATCGAGAGGCGGAGCAAGCCGCTGCATCGGAGGCTGACGCGGCCAAGCAGGCGCAGGTGAAGCGCGCGCGTATCGACTGGCTGCATCGAGGCGACGCGAagcctgcgccagcgcccgCCGCGgatgtgcgcacgcgcccggtgcgacgtgcgcgagatACCATGAAGCGCTTCCACTTTGAGTGGAGTGCGGACGACGATACGAGTGAGGCGGGTGTGGCGGGCGACGTCTCTGCGCCggtcctgcgccgccgggCGGGTATGGACGGCTCGGAGCGAAGTGCTTCGGGCAGGAGCACGATGCCGTCTATTTTGGCAGAGAAGCCATGGTCGGACAAGACGCTGGAGGAGATGCGTCCGCGCGACTGGCGCATCTTCCGCGAGGATTATCAGATCCAAATCAAGGGCGGTACGGatgcgccaccgccgctgcgtgcgtggcgcgagtcgcgctgTATACCGCCTGCCTTGCTGGATgcgatcgatgcgcttggGTACCGCGAGCCGACGCCGATTCAGCGGCAGGCGATCCCGGTGGGGCTGCAGTGTCGTGACCTCATTGGCCTGGCCGAGACAGGGTCCGGCAAGACGTTGTCGTTTGTGGTGCCGATGCtcgcgcatgtgctgcgGACGTCGCGGACGCACGGGGGTCCGTACGGCCTCATTCTTGCGCCGACGCGTGAGTTGGCGCAGCAAATCGAGGTCGAGGCGCACAAGCTGGCGCGGCAGTtgggcggcgtgcgtgtcgtgtCGATTGTCGGTGGCCGTGATCTGGGCGAGCAGGCGCATTGGCTCGGTGAGGGTGCCGATATGGTCATTGCGACGCCAGGGCGACTGCAAGACTGCCTGGAGCGGCATATGCTCGTGCTGACAGAGTGCCGCTTtctcgtgctggatgaggcgGACCGGATGATTGACATGAACTATGAggacgcgctgcatgcgaTTCTCGACTGCCTGCcagcgcagcgcacgacgatGCTGTACtcggcgacgatgccgccgacgGTCGATCGGATGGCGCGCACGTACCTCCAGCAGCCGCTCACGATCGTGATCGGCCAGGCCGGCCAGGCTGTCGGCACGGTTGAGCAGCGTGTAGAGATGATCCATTCGGAGGCGGAGCGGTTGCAGGGcacgctgcaggcgctggacaGTGGCTTGGCGCCGCCGATGATGGTGTTTGTCAACCAGAAAGCGAATGCGGACGTGGTGGGCCGTGAGCTGCGTCGGGCCGGCTGGCATGTGGCGATTCTGCACTCGGGACTCTCGCAGCCGCAGCGCGAAGCTGCGATTGCGTCGGTGCGGGAGGGCGTGAATGAGATTCTGTGCTGCACGGACATTGGCGCGCGTGGCTTGGATCTGCCGAACGTGTCGCTGGTGGTGAATTATCAGTTCCCCACGCAGTTTGCCTCGTACATCCACCGGATCGGACGCACgggccgtgctggccgaCGGGGCTGCGCTGTCACGATGgtcggcgacgacgatgccgagcacTTTtacgcgctgcgcctcgagctggccaagtcgcccgTCTCGTCGGTCCCGGCATTTTTGGCGCAGCATCccgcggccatggcatctACATAGTGAGCTAGAGCTGAGCGGCTACGTAGTCACGCGTCTCTGGCGacagctgcgcgagcgtcgcgacgatggcgtcggcgcgcgcccGTTCCACAGCCGCGTCGAGATCGGCCgtgtgcgcctcgagctgcgcgacggcgtgcgcgtcatcgtcgtgcggcacgtacgaggcggcgcggcacacgcgcgccgcggcctcgggcggcggcagcgtcggctgcgccgcgaggaAGGCGTGTAGGTAACGCACCTCCATCATacgacggcggccgcgccAGTAAAAGTagcggcgcgtctcggccCACggcatggcatgccgcagcgcgcccgtCGCGAGCATGCGCCCTGCGCGGTCGTGTGCGTCGGCGTACTCGACGGCCATGGCGTGGAAGAAGGGCGCCATGTgcttctcgcgctcctcgagacgctggcgGGCCT from the Malassezia restricta chromosome II, complete sequence genome contains:
- a CDS encoding large subunit ribosomal protein L15, whose amino-acid sequence is MLVSRPAVLVPLVRALTGAARPIARTAFETVRPASPRIATYATSAIRIGNLTPAVPKKNSKRLGRGDGSGRGGTSTRGHKGQKARAGNGKPKPGFEGGQTPLTRLIPKRGFTNPHKQHYAPLNVDRLQYWIDQGRLDPTQPITARELYASRCVHNVKDGIKLLGDGHAHLRTPVHLVVSRASRSAITAVEAAGGSIVCRYYNALSLRALVKPHKWLAKNEPLPRFADPVSQKDLLWYSSPNHRGYLALRDRIASTA
- a CDS encoding ATP-dependent RNA helicase DDX23/PRP28, whose product is MAPPLSVDELLAQQAQQPVARPRFVSRKEREKHREAEQAAASEADAAKQAQVKRARIDWLHRGDAKPAPAPAADVRTRPVRRARDTMKRFHFEWSADDDTSEAGVAGDVSAPVLRRRAGMDGSERSASGRSTMPSILAEKPWSDKTLEEMRPRDWRIFREDYQIQIKGGTDAPPPLRAWRESRCIPPALLDAIDALGYREPTPIQRQAIPVGLQCRDLIGLAETGSGKTLSFVVPMLAHVLRTSRTHGGPYGLILAPTRELAQQIEVEAHKLARQLGGVRVVSIVGGRDLGEQAHWLGEGADMVIATPGRLQDCLERHMLVLTECRFLVLDEADRMIDMNYEDALHAILDCLPAQRTTMLYSATMPPTVDRMARTYLQQPLTIVIGQAGQAVGTVEQRVEMIHSEAERLQGTLQALDSGLAPPMMVFVNQKANADVVGRELRRAGWHVAILHSGLSQPQREAAIASVREGVNEILCCTDIGARGLDLPNVSLVVNYQFPTQFASYIHRIGRTGRAGRRGCAVTMVGDDDAEHFYALRLELAKSPVSSVPAFLAQHPAAMAST